One window from the genome of Heptranchias perlo isolate sHepPer1 chromosome 22, sHepPer1.hap1, whole genome shotgun sequence encodes:
- the LOC137340957 gene encoding neuronal pentraxin-2-like, which yields MQALLAAVVFLVTGSRSTAPGQDAKATRFVCTSIPVDADPTCPAPPMPIQVSTSQEQDLRTTVIHLRETILQQKENMGNQKETIKELTSKLTRCESLAMSESAQLEAKYKGTRRKQYKSNGKDTMGDLPRDHSEVVDHLGRTIQALKDRLGSLEQQTRPSLSNHAIPSDLREQLQRKLGDLESQLLNKVSELEDEKFILQNETAEHRYRTESALNALHERVTELEKGSSGFKSPDDFKVSLPLRTNYLYARIKKSLPEMYAFTVCMWIRSRASTGIGTPFSYAVSGQANEIVLIEWGNNPIELLINDKVTQLPMNINDDKWHHICVTWTTRDGMWEAYQDGQSRGTGENLAPWHPIKAGGVLILGQEQDTVGGRFDATQAFVGELSHFNIWDRILTTDDIRSMANCSANLAGNIIPWIDNNVDVFGGATKLPLETCQERLVSS from the exons ATGCAGGCTTTGCTGGCTGCGGTCGTCTTTCTCGTTACCGGCAGCAGGTCAACGGCTCCGGGCCAGGACGCAAAGGCCACTCGGTTCGTCTGTACTTCCATCCCGGTAGACGCAGACCCTACATGCCCGGCGCCACCCATGCCGATTCAGGTTAGCACGTCCCAAGAGCAGGACCTCCGCACCACCGTGATCCACCTGAGAGAGACGATCCTGCAGCAGAAAGAGAACATGGGCAACCAAAAGGAGACCATCAAGGAACTGACCAGCAAACTGACCAGGTGCGAGAGCTTGGCGATGAGCGAGAGCGCCCAACTGGAAGCCAAATACAAGGGAACCCGAAGGAAACAGTACAAGTCAAACGGCAAAGACACCATGGGCGACCTCCCCAGGGACCACAGCGAAGTGGTCGATCACTTGGGCCGGACCATTCAAGCTCTGAAAGATAGACTCGGGAGTCTGGAG CAACAGACACGTCCCAGTCTTTCCAACCATGCCATCCCCAGTGACCTCCGTGAACAGCTTCAGAGAAAGCTGGGGGATTTGGAAAGTCAACTCCTAAACAAAGTCTCTGAACTTGAAGATGAGAAATTCATACTGCAGAACGAGACGGCGGAGCACCGTTACAGGACAGAGTCTGCCCTCAATGCCTTGCATGAAAGGGTTACTGAATTAGAGAAAG GGAGCAGTGGCTTTAAGTCACCTGATGATTTCAAGGTATCACTGCCTTTGCGAACAAATTATCTGTATGCCAGGATAAAAAAGAGCCTCCCTGAGATGTACGCCTTCACTGTGTGCATGTGGATTCGGTCCAGGGCATCGACTGGTATTGGAACACCCTTCTCTTACGCTGTGTCTGGACAAGCAAATGAAATTGTGCTTATCGAATGGGGAAACAATCCAATAGAATTACTTATTAATGACAAG GTAACCCAGCTGCCCATGAATATTAATGACGATAAGTGGCATCACATTTGCGTAACATGGACCACCAGGGATGGCATGTGGGAGGCTTATCAAGATGGTCAGTCACGTGGTACAGGAGAGAATCTGGCCCCTTGGCATCCGATCAAAGCAGGAGGTGTCCTGATCCTGGGACAGGAGCAG GACACGGTCGGAGGGAGGTTTGATGCAACACAGGCGTTTGTTGGAGAACTCAGTCACTTCAATATCTGGGACCGCATTCTCACCACGGATGATATCAGGAGCATGGCCAACTGTTCTGCCAACCTGGCCGGCAACATCATTCCCTGGATTGACAACAACGTGGATGTGTTTGGAGGAGCAACCAAATTGCCTCTGGAGACTTGCCAGGAGCGTTTGGTTAGTTCCTGA